The Carboxydocella sporoproducens DSM 16521 genome has a segment encoding these proteins:
- the cobA gene encoding uroporphyrinogen-III C-methyltransferase yields MQKGFVYLVGAGPGDPKLITLRGLECISKADVIVYDRLASPKLLTYARKDAELIFAGKEPDKHTFRQQEINALLVEKALAGKIVARLKGGDPFVFGRGGEEAEALVEHGIGFEIVPGITSAIAVPAYAGIPVTHRELSASLAIITGNEDPEKGNSQIRWEHLATGAGTLVILMGMANLPLIVEKLIEHGRSPETPVAIIRWGTRPEQITVTATLADIVEKARAAGVKHPATIVVGEVVTMRDKLRWYEAKPLFGQRIVVTRAREQASSLTSKLEELGAEVWEFPAIEITDPLDFGPLDQAINELQSYNYIIFTSVNGVERFFRRLWQQGKDVRELAGIEICAIGPKTRDEIERRGIRCSFIPEEYRAEAIVEVLKQTDLAGKRVLLPRADIARKVLPEELRKLGAEVTEVDAYRTVAGSGDKALLRRLLQEKTISWVTFTSSSTVKNFIKLLGEDYQELLQAVKLASIGPITSQTARELGLTITVEAREYTIDGLVTAIVESMV; encoded by the coding sequence ATGCAAAAAGGTTTTGTTTATCTGGTCGGTGCGGGCCCGGGAGATCCGAAACTGATCACTCTACGGGGACTGGAGTGTATCAGCAAGGCAGATGTTATTGTTTATGACCGGTTGGCCAGTCCCAAACTTCTGACTTATGCCCGTAAAGATGCTGAACTGATCTTTGCCGGAAAGGAACCGGACAAGCATACCTTTCGACAGCAGGAAATCAATGCTTTACTGGTGGAAAAGGCCCTGGCAGGGAAAATTGTCGCCCGCCTGAAGGGGGGTGACCCCTTCGTTTTTGGAAGGGGGGGCGAGGAGGCCGAGGCCCTGGTGGAGCATGGGATTGGTTTTGAAATTGTGCCAGGGATTACTTCTGCTATTGCGGTACCGGCCTACGCCGGGATACCTGTCACTCATCGGGAACTATCGGCCAGTCTGGCTATTATTACCGGCAATGAGGATCCGGAAAAGGGAAACAGTCAAATCAGATGGGAACATTTAGCTACCGGGGCAGGTACCCTGGTAATATTGATGGGCATGGCCAACTTGCCCTTAATCGTGGAGAAACTCATTGAACATGGCCGTTCACCAGAGACCCCGGTTGCCATCATTCGCTGGGGGACCAGGCCGGAACAAATAACGGTAACGGCTACCCTGGCTGATATCGTGGAAAAGGCCAGGGCTGCTGGGGTCAAACATCCGGCTACTATTGTAGTGGGAGAAGTAGTGACAATGCGGGATAAGCTGCGCTGGTATGAAGCTAAACCCCTCTTCGGTCAGCGGATTGTGGTGACCCGAGCCAGAGAACAGGCCAGCAGCCTGACCAGCAAACTGGAAGAACTGGGTGCCGAAGTCTGGGAGTTTCCTGCCATTGAAATTACCGACCCGCTGGATTTTGGTCCCCTGGATCAGGCGATTAATGAGCTGCAGAGTTACAACTATATCATTTTTACCAGTGTGAATGGGGTTGAGCGCTTTTTCCGCCGTCTCTGGCAGCAGGGCAAGGATGTACGCGAACTGGCTGGTATCGAGATTTGCGCCATCGGTCCTAAAACCAGGGATGAGATTGAAAGGCGGGGTATTCGTTGTTCCTTTATCCCGGAGGAATACCGGGCTGAAGCCATTGTTGAGGTTCTGAAGCAAACTGACCTGGCCGGGAAAAGGGTACTATTGCCCCGGGCGGATATAGCCAGAAAGGTGTTACCGGAAGAATTGCGCAAGCTGGGGGCTGAGGTTACAGAAGTGGATGCCTACCGGACTGTGGCTGGTTCCGGGGATAAAGCCCTGTTACGGCGTCTGTTGCAGGAGAAGACCATCTCCTGGGTTACCTTTACCAGCTCATCAACAGTGAAGAATTTTATTAAATTGCTAGGAGAAGATTACCAGGAGCTTTTGCAAGCTGTTAAACTGGCTTCCATAGGGCCTATTACTTCCCAGACCGCCAGGGAGCTGGGACTGACGATAACCGTGGAGGCCCGGGAATACACCATTGACGGTTTGGTCACAGCAATTGTGGAAAGTATGGTATAA
- the hemA gene encoding glutamyl-tRNA reductase encodes MFLVTVGLNHKTAPVEIREKLAFTESQLPEALQTLKQYPAIDGCVLLSTCNRTEIYAACTDMTQGLKSIKTFLMECLHEEECEIDNFLYIHTLYDCVHHLFRVASGLDSMILGETQILGQVRQAYQIASAAESTNKIINTLFHKAIAVGKRVRTETEIDKNAVSISYAAVELARQLFGTLEGKAILIIGAGKMSELTAKHLVANGVTSVLVSNRSYDKAVELAEKFGGKAVKFDQLVECLIQADIVISATAARHAIILPEIVQKVMQTRQYRPIFLIDIAVPRDIDPEVATIKGVTLFDIDDLQNVVDRNLQERKKEAVKAQKIVDEEIKEFFSWLNTQFVVPTIVALKQFGEEIKQRELEKAFNKLGDLTERERNIIQALAHSIVNSILHRPIVNLKAYAQTSHGHLYTEILQNLFDLQIEGQRIKPGKPMAAEEVEELV; translated from the coding sequence ATGTTTTTGGTGACTGTTGGCCTCAATCATAAGACTGCTCCGGTGGAAATCAGAGAAAAACTGGCTTTTACTGAAAGCCAATTGCCTGAGGCCTTGCAAACCTTGAAACAATATCCGGCCATTGATGGGTGTGTACTACTATCCACTTGTAACCGTACGGAGATTTATGCGGCTTGCACAGATATGACCCAGGGTTTAAAATCCATAAAAACTTTTCTGATGGAATGCTTGCATGAAGAAGAATGTGAAATTGATAACTTCCTCTATATTCATACCCTCTATGACTGTGTCCATCATCTGTTTCGAGTTGCATCCGGACTGGATTCGATGATACTAGGTGAGACCCAGATTCTAGGCCAGGTGCGCCAGGCCTATCAAATTGCCAGTGCGGCGGAAAGCACCAATAAAATCATTAACACTCTGTTTCATAAGGCTATTGCTGTTGGCAAACGGGTAAGAACCGAGACGGAAATCGACAAAAATGCTGTTTCTATCAGCTATGCTGCAGTAGAGCTGGCTCGCCAGCTGTTTGGCACCCTGGAAGGCAAGGCCATTCTGATCATTGGCGCCGGGAAAATGAGTGAGCTGACGGCAAAACACCTGGTGGCCAACGGAGTTACCAGTGTGCTGGTTTCCAACCGCTCTTATGATAAAGCAGTGGAGCTGGCTGAGAAATTTGGCGGTAAAGCAGTGAAATTCGATCAATTAGTGGAATGCCTGATTCAGGCTGATATTGTAATCAGTGCTACCGCCGCCCGCCATGCCATTATTTTGCCGGAAATTGTGCAAAAAGTTATGCAAACCAGACAATACCGGCCCATATTTTTGATTGATATCGCCGTACCTCGGGACATCGATCCGGAAGTGGCCACCATTAAGGGAGTAACCCTCTTCGATATTGATGATTTGCAAAATGTGGTAGATCGCAATTTACAGGAACGGAAAAAAGAGGCCGTCAAGGCCCAGAAAATAGTGGATGAAGAAATCAAGGAGTTTTTCAGCTGGTTAAATACCCAGTTTGTGGTGCCAACCATTGTAGCTCTGAAACAGTTTGGGGAAGAAATCAAACAACGGGAGCTGGAAAAGGCGTTTAATAAACTGGGCGATTTAACGGAACGAGAGCGCAATATTATCCAGGCTCTGGCCCATAGCATCGTTAACAGTATTTTACATCGGCCAATTGTTAATCTTAAAGCTTATGCCCAGACCAGTCACGGTCATCTCTATACCGAAATTTTGCAAAACCTGTTTGATTTACAGATAGAAGGACAGAGAATAAAACCAGGCAAACCCATGGCAGCAGAAGAAGTGGAGGAATTGGTATGA
- the hemC gene encoding hydroxymethylbilane synthase, translating into MSKTVRVGTRDSALAMWQTEWVVTQLRKLYPDLGLEIVPMKTQGDKILDVALAKIGDKGLFTKELEVAMLAGKIDMAVHSMKDLPTRLPDGLALGAICVRENPGDVLISPKGYTLATLPQGAKVATSSLRRRAQLLAYRPDLQIVDMRGNLATRFRKMEEQQLDGMILAAAGVLRLGWQERITQYIPFEISLPAVGQGSIGIEIRENDEEIKELLRPLNDRAAAKAILAERAFLRKLEGGCQIPIGAYGVLQGEQLILQGVVASLDGQKLIRKQINGNPEAAEELGERLAELMLAEGADRILAEVRELS; encoded by the coding sequence ATGAGCAAAACGGTAAGGGTTGGCACCCGGGACAGCGCCCTGGCCATGTGGCAAACGGAATGGGTGGTAACCCAGTTGAGAAAATTGTACCCCGACCTGGGCCTGGAGATCGTACCCATGAAAACCCAGGGAGATAAAATTCTGGATGTGGCACTGGCCAAAATCGGTGACAAAGGGCTTTTTACCAAGGAACTGGAAGTTGCTATGCTGGCAGGGAAAATAGACATGGCGGTGCATAGCATGAAGGACCTGCCGACCCGTTTGCCTGACGGTTTGGCCCTAGGAGCCATCTGTGTCCGGGAAAACCCCGGCGATGTGCTGATCAGTCCTAAGGGTTATACCCTTGCCACCCTTCCTCAGGGGGCAAAAGTGGCTACATCTAGCCTGAGAAGACGGGCCCAGCTTCTGGCTTACCGGCCTGATTTGCAAATAGTGGATATGCGGGGCAATCTGGCTACCCGCTTTCGCAAAATGGAGGAGCAGCAGCTGGATGGTATGATCCTGGCAGCAGCCGGGGTTTTACGCCTGGGCTGGCAGGAACGTATCACCCAGTATATACCTTTTGAGATCAGCCTGCCTGCGGTAGGGCAGGGGTCGATTGGGATTGAAATCAGGGAAAATGATGAAGAGATTAAAGAGCTGTTACGACCGCTTAATGACAGAGCTGCTGCTAAGGCTATCCTGGCAGAAAGGGCTTTCCTGCGCAAATTAGAAGGCGGTTGTCAAATTCCGATTGGAGCTTATGGCGTTTTACAGGGTGAACAGCTGATTTTACAGGGTGTGGTAGCTTCCCTGGATGGACAGAAATTAATCAGAAAACAGATAAATGGCAATCCTGAAGCGGCGGAAGAGCTGGGGGAAAGACTGGCCGAGCTCATGCTGGCTGAAGGAGCTGATCGGATACTGGCGGAGGTAAGGGAGCTGAGTTAG
- a CDS encoding precorrin-2 dehydrogenase/sirohydrochlorin ferrochelatase family protein yields MLYPIFLRLDGKKCLVVGGGQVAERKIAGLLQAGAGVLVVSPEVTERIEGWAGAGRVMWYRRLFQPDDVEQAHLVYAATDDAAVNARIARECQQRKIWVNVVDDPERGDFYLPAVLRRGHLQLAVSTGGQSPVFARKLRDHLARSIGPEYGEINDLLGELRQILLARIPDPGERQRIMEGLLAEGFWEDLVRGEMEKVKERIKNVFGDCWPQS; encoded by the coding sequence GTGCTGTATCCAATTTTTCTCCGTCTGGACGGCAAGAAATGTCTGGTAGTTGGCGGAGGCCAGGTGGCAGAACGGAAAATAGCTGGCTTGCTCCAGGCAGGAGCAGGGGTACTGGTAGTCAGCCCTGAGGTAACAGAAAGAATTGAAGGATGGGCCGGCGCCGGTCGCGTAATGTGGTACCGGCGCCTTTTTCAACCCGATGATGTGGAACAGGCACATCTGGTCTATGCAGCCACAGATGATGCTGCGGTTAATGCCAGGATTGCCCGGGAGTGCCAGCAAAGGAAGATCTGGGTCAATGTGGTTGATGACCCGGAACGGGGGGACTTCTATCTGCCGGCAGTTCTGAGGCGGGGCCATTTGCAGCTGGCTGTCTCCACGGGAGGACAGAGTCCGGTGTTTGCCCGCAAATTAAGGGATCATCTGGCGCGATCTATAGGACCTGAGTATGGAGAGATCAATGATTTGCTCGGTGAACTCAGGCAAATTTTACTTGCCAGAATTCCTGACCCAGGGGAACGCCAGAGGATTATGGAGGGTTTACTGGCGGAGGGATTCTGGGAGGATCTGGTCCGGGGAGAAATGGAGAAGGTAAAGGAGCGGATAAAAAATGTTTTTGGTGACTGTTGGCCTCAATCATAA